Proteins encoded by one window of uncultured Draconibacterium sp.:
- a CDS encoding glycosyl hydrolase — MKLNHLKLLLIAFLAIGFLSCSESKNETISETLYQDFQNPPNEARPRVWWHWMNGNVTKDGIRKDLEWMNRVGIGGFQNFDAGLTTPQIVEKRLSYMTPEWKDAFQFTTKLADSLDLEMAIAGSPGWSESGGPWVEAKDGMKKLVWSELKVEGGITFTGKLPDPPAVTGVFQNLELGSEVDALSGEVPTPPAYYEDVAVIACKIPSTHIDFKELNPKVTSSGGSFAIDHLTDGDLVTSKLLPINTSDDYAWIQFEFSQPQTIKAVSLVGGEGVGALSQIVGSDPEARFLEASNDGKNYTRVSNLPIGEFPQFSINIEPTTARYFRVCYKNPKSMPSLGMDVSVFGMGANQDGPEGTEVAEIVLYPHSIIDRYEEKAGYSAYSETESLTKADEADVIKFSDVVNITDKMSNDGTLNWTPSAGKWTIIRYGFSLTGKQNHPASYEATGLEVDKMDREAVRRYLENYLEQYKEATGGLMGNKGLQYLIFDSYEAGQANWTPEMAKEFEERRGYSLYEWLPVITGKIVKGADESEEFLWDYRQTIAELIAENHYDNLTEILDKYGMKRYTESHENRRAYIVDGMDVKRTAAIPMSACWVGNMFGGSQIMHVADIRESASVSHIYGQNLVAAESFTAVGLLGNAFSYHPENLKPTADLELACGLNRFVIHTSAHQPVDDKIPGLGLSIFGQWFTRHETWAELAKAWTDYLARSSYMLQQGKFVADIVYYYGEDNNITSLFGQQLPDIPEGYNFDFINPHALINLLEVDNGNLVTPSGMTYRMLMLDKNAKRMSLSVLQKLAKLANEGANIVGERPEFKAGMQGDQDEFNRLVKETWDSDKSNIYENKTIEQVLNSLELKQDFTYSSNNDVELLRVHRKVGDTDIYWVNSRSDQSELIDATFRVSGKKPEIWHPDTGEKSDVSYSINDGMTTVSLDLKPNDALFVIFNQPAKENKVELPKKAEKEIGTLDGSWNVAFQSERGAPERVIFNELTSYTENVDEGIKYFSGTATYSKTIQLSDSDIASGELLLDLGEVKNLAEVYVNGQNLGVLWKKPFKVNITKAVKSGENKLKIKVVNPWVNRLIGDAQPDVTEKITYTTIPFYSANSPLLPAGLLGPVGLISIN; from the coding sequence ATGAAACTAAATCATCTAAAACTATTATTAATAGCTTTTCTGGCTATCGGATTTTTGTCTTGTTCAGAATCAAAGAACGAAACGATAAGTGAAACTTTGTATCAGGATTTTCAAAATCCACCCAACGAAGCCCGCCCACGCGTTTGGTGGCACTGGATGAACGGTAACGTCACCAAAGATGGAATTCGTAAGGATTTGGAGTGGATGAACAGAGTTGGCATCGGTGGTTTTCAGAATTTCGATGCTGGTTTAACTACCCCTCAAATTGTTGAAAAGCGCCTTTCATATATGACTCCCGAATGGAAAGATGCTTTTCAGTTTACTACTAAGCTTGCCGATTCTTTAGACCTGGAAATGGCCATTGCTGGTTCTCCCGGATGGAGCGAAAGTGGTGGCCCATGGGTTGAAGCCAAAGATGGAATGAAAAAATTGGTTTGGTCGGAGTTAAAAGTGGAAGGTGGGATAACCTTCACAGGGAAACTTCCAGATCCCCCGGCAGTAACTGGTGTTTTTCAGAATCTCGAATTAGGAAGCGAGGTTGATGCATTGTCAGGTGAAGTTCCAACTCCTCCGGCATATTACGAAGATGTTGCAGTTATTGCCTGTAAAATCCCTTCAACACATATTGATTTTAAAGAACTGAATCCAAAAGTAACATCAAGTGGGGGTAGTTTTGCTATCGACCATTTAACCGATGGTGATTTAGTTACATCTAAACTTTTACCAATTAATACATCTGACGATTATGCCTGGATTCAGTTCGAATTCTCACAGCCTCAAACGATAAAAGCTGTCTCACTTGTAGGAGGCGAAGGTGTTGGAGCATTATCCCAGATAGTAGGTAGTGATCCTGAAGCCCGGTTTCTGGAAGCAAGTAATGATGGCAAAAATTATACCCGAGTTAGCAATTTGCCCATTGGCGAATTTCCACAGTTTTCAATCAACATTGAACCAACTACTGCCAGATACTTCAGAGTATGTTATAAAAATCCTAAATCGATGCCAAGCTTAGGCATGGATGTTTCTGTCTTTGGCATGGGGGCTAATCAGGACGGACCTGAAGGTACTGAAGTTGCAGAGATTGTTTTATATCCTCATTCGATTATCGACCGATATGAAGAAAAAGCAGGTTATTCGGCTTATAGTGAAACGGAATCTTTAACAAAGGCTGACGAAGCGGATGTCATCAAATTTTCTGATGTTGTTAATATTACAGATAAAATGAGCAACGACGGCACTTTGAACTGGACACCTTCTGCCGGGAAATGGACCATCATACGTTATGGATTTTCGTTGACCGGGAAACAAAACCATCCGGCTTCGTATGAAGCAACAGGATTGGAAGTGGACAAAATGGATCGAGAGGCAGTTCGTCGCTATTTGGAAAATTACCTGGAACAATATAAGGAGGCAACCGGAGGATTGATGGGGAACAAAGGGTTACAATACCTTATTTTTGATAGCTACGAAGCCGGACAGGCAAACTGGACACCGGAAATGGCAAAGGAATTCGAGGAAAGGAGAGGATACAGTTTGTATGAATGGTTGCCTGTAATCACGGGGAAAATTGTAAAAGGGGCTGATGAAAGCGAAGAATTCTTATGGGATTACCGTCAAACAATAGCCGAATTAATCGCTGAAAACCATTACGACAACCTGACAGAGATTCTTGATAAGTATGGTATGAAACGTTATACAGAATCGCACGAAAACAGGCGTGCTTATATAGTTGATGGAATGGATGTAAAACGTACTGCAGCTATTCCCATGTCAGCTTGTTGGGTAGGTAATATGTTCGGAGGAAGTCAAATCATGCATGTGGCGGATATCCGTGAATCGGCCTCCGTATCACATATTTACGGACAAAATTTGGTCGCTGCCGAATCATTTACAGCAGTTGGCTTGCTAGGAAATGCTTTCTCTTATCATCCGGAAAACCTTAAACCGACCGCCGATTTGGAACTGGCGTGTGGTTTGAATCGATTTGTAATCCATACCTCCGCACATCAGCCAGTCGATGATAAAATTCCCGGGCTTGGGCTTTCCATCTTCGGACAATGGTTTACTCGCCACGAAACCTGGGCAGAACTGGCAAAAGCCTGGACCGATTATCTTGCCCGTAGCTCGTACATGTTGCAACAGGGTAAATTTGTCGCAGATATTGTTTATTACTACGGAGAGGATAATAACATTACATCACTCTTTGGGCAACAATTACCTGATATACCTGAAGGGTATAATTTCGACTTTATTAATCCTCATGCCTTAATTAACCTGCTTGAAGTGGACAATGGAAATCTGGTAACTCCAAGCGGTATGACTTACCGAATGTTGATGCTCGATAAAAACGCCAAAAGAATGTCTTTGTCTGTACTGCAAAAGCTGGCAAAACTAGCAAACGAAGGAGCTAATATTGTTGGCGAAAGGCCAGAGTTTAAAGCCGGAATGCAGGGTGATCAAGATGAATTCAACCGGTTGGTGAAAGAAACCTGGGATTCTGATAAATCGAATATTTATGAAAATAAAACCATTGAACAGGTACTGAATTCTTTGGAATTGAAACAGGATTTTACTTACTCGTCAAACAATGATGTGGAGTTACTTCGTGTTCACAGAAAAGTTGGAGATACAGATATTTACTGGGTAAACAGCAGAAGTGATCAGTCTGAGTTGATAGACGCTACCTTCAGGGTATCGGGCAAAAAGCCTGAAATCTGGCATCCGGACACAGGAGAAAAGTCAGACGTTTCATATTCAATAAATGATGGAATGACAACGGTTTCGCTCGATTTAAAACCAAACGATGCGCTGTTTGTAATTTTCAATCAACCAGCAAAAGAAAACAAAGTTGAGCTTCCGAAAAAGGCAGAAAAGGAAATCGGAACTCTTGATGGTTCCTGGAACGTAGCCTTTCAATCTGAAAGGGGAGCACCAGAAAGGGTAATTTTTAATGAACTGACTTCTTATACTGAAAATGTGGACGAAGGAATTAAATACTTTTCAGGTACCGCAACGTATTCCAAAACCATCCAACTTTCCGATTCAGATATTGCATCAGGTGAGCTGTTGCTTGATTTGGGCGAAGTTAAAAACCTTGCAGAGGTATACGTAAATGGCCAAAATCTGGGCGTACTTTGGAAAAAGCCTTTCAAGGTGAATATCACTAAAGCTGTTAAATCAGGAGAAAACAAACTGAAAATTAAAGTTGTGAATCCTTGGGTAAATCGATTGATTGGAGATGCCCAACCTGATGTTACGGAAAAAATTACCTATACCACAATACCGTTTTATAGTGCTAACTCACCCCTGCTGCCAGCCGGATTGTTAGGGCCAGTAGGTTTGATATCAATTAACTAA
- a CDS encoding DUF1593 domain-containing protein: MKQYFIFSLLLIFAFSFVTEANQPTKPRVIAMTDGEVDDRCSMVRFLLYTNDIELEAIIETNSVFQIKGWSHSGWLQEQIDAYEQVYSNLKVHDPAYPTPAELRSKLYVGDEDSTHLVVDHFANKRIPGMEPAIDPADWADTPGSDKIVEVLLEDDPRPVHIQAWGGGNTAARAFYKLKTEYPDDYKRAVSKAVMYHIWYQDGAGSYIEKYHPDVTMVISYNFSGSWDYGSQRYTKSFVRDYLHNNHGPLAALYPQNYISEGDSPAFLYSLGNGLRSDENPTYGGWGGRFYKVDGFENVYRDCDKASYLQWVEVANRDFEARLKWCVAEKYEDANHKPQIEVKGGLDKTVKSGETIEIEVEMSDLDPVDLDALWEKMGPILQQHGYDKSILPSVAATQPKYSPFWWQYKEAGSYNGYVDLVDNLTNKVQFVAPKVSEPETIHLILEVKDTGSPALTSFARVIITVMPN; encoded by the coding sequence ATGAAGCAATATTTCATTTTTAGTTTACTTTTAATTTTTGCTTTTTCTTTTGTAACAGAAGCAAATCAACCAACCAAGCCCCGCGTAATCGCCATGACAGACGGTGAAGTAGACGACCGATGCTCAATGGTCCGTTTTCTGTTGTACACTAACGATATTGAATTGGAAGCCATTATCGAAACCAATTCGGTTTTTCAAATAAAGGGCTGGAGTCATTCAGGCTGGCTTCAGGAACAAATAGATGCCTACGAACAGGTATATTCGAACTTAAAAGTGCATGATCCGGCTTATCCAACTCCGGCAGAATTAAGGAGTAAACTGTATGTTGGCGACGAAGATTCTACACATTTGGTGGTCGACCATTTTGCAAACAAACGTATCCCCGGAATGGAACCGGCAATCGATCCTGCCGACTGGGCCGATACACCGGGTTCGGATAAAATCGTGGAAGTGTTGTTGGAGGATGATCCGCGACCGGTTCACATCCAGGCATGGGGTGGTGGCAATACTGCGGCCAGAGCTTTTTACAAATTAAAAACGGAATATCCCGATGATTATAAGCGGGCAGTTTCAAAAGCGGTTATGTACCATATCTGGTACCAGGATGGTGCCGGAAGTTATATCGAAAAGTACCACCCTGATGTAACCATGGTGATTTCGTATAATTTCAGTGGAAGCTGGGATTACGGCAGTCAACGTTACACAAAATCATTTGTTAGAGATTATTTGCACAACAATCATGGACCATTAGCAGCTCTTTATCCTCAGAATTATATTAGCGAAGGCGATTCTCCTGCTTTTTTGTATTCGTTGGGAAATGGATTACGAAGTGATGAAAACCCTACTTACGGTGGCTGGGGAGGCCGGTTCTATAAAGTAGACGGTTTTGAAAATGTGTATCGCGATTGTGATAAAGCCTCATATTTGCAGTGGGTAGAGGTGGCCAACCGCGATTTTGAGGCCCGCTTAAAATGGTGTGTGGCTGAGAAGTATGAAGATGCAAACCACAAACCACAAATAGAAGTTAAAGGGGGTCTGGACAAAACGGTAAAATCGGGAGAGACCATTGAAATTGAAGTAGAAATGAGTGATTTAGACCCGGTTGATTTGGATGCATTATGGGAAAAAATGGGCCCAATTTTACAGCAACATGGATATGATAAATCTATTTTACCATCTGTAGCGGCAACTCAACCAAAATATTCGCCTTTTTGGTGGCAATACAAAGAAGCAGGTTCATACAACGGCTATGTGGATCTGGTTGATAACTTAACCAACAAAGTTCAGTTTGTTGCCCCAAAGGTTAGTGAGCCGGAAACAATTCACCTAATACTTGAAGTGAAAGATACCGGATCTCCGGCACTGACTTCTTTTGCCCGGGTAATAATAACGGTAATGCCAAACTAA
- a CDS encoding nucleoside hydrolase-like domain-containing protein, with the protein MKRKLNLNMVYLLILLLFVSSTVPLYAQDTEKNRLIVLTDFDYTEPDDAQSFIRLLLYSNQIDIQGIIATTNNEQRDEIYPDYIRKIVREYNKVQPNLSKHESGFPNAADLLNVVKKGLPQYGMEGVGEGKDSEGSDWIIVKLEEQDERPLWINVWGGSTVLAQALWKIKETKSAKEAERLIGKLRVYAISDQDDSGAWIRKNFPDLFYIVSPGPYEDGSWGGIMSVIPRLNNDVISNFWFAENVQQGHGALGTIYPNVVFGVEGDTPSFLYLVNNGLNSPEHPNWGSWGGRYELYTPDNDTTVEWRIPIVPETRPIWTNAEDSYTPTVEAPYGMSIVNDTVIITGDKITVARWREEFQNDFEARMDWCVREYEDANHPPVVKLLTPANITVKSGEVFHLDATESFDPDGDGLIYYWFNYREAGSCAEEARLFPPNSAKIMAMAPKVDKPETIHFILKVTDRGTPRLSRYARVIVTVEP; encoded by the coding sequence ATGAAAAGGAAATTGAACTTAAACATGGTTTATTTACTGATACTTCTTCTGTTTGTTAGTAGTACAGTTCCATTATATGCTCAGGATACAGAAAAAAATCGCTTGATTGTTTTGACGGATTTTGATTATACAGAGCCGGATGATGCCCAATCTTTTATCAGACTATTGCTTTACTCAAACCAGATTGATATTCAGGGAATAATTGCAACGACTAATAATGAGCAACGGGATGAAATATACCCCGATTACATTCGGAAAATAGTTAGGGAATACAATAAAGTACAGCCAAATTTGTCAAAACATGAAAGTGGATTTCCAAATGCCGCTGATTTGCTAAACGTTGTAAAAAAAGGATTACCACAATATGGAATGGAAGGAGTTGGAGAAGGTAAAGACTCCGAGGGTTCCGATTGGATTATTGTGAAACTGGAAGAACAGGATGAGAGGCCTTTGTGGATCAATGTGTGGGGAGGTTCCACCGTTTTAGCTCAGGCTTTATGGAAAATCAAAGAAACCAAAAGTGCGAAGGAAGCAGAAAGGTTAATTGGCAAATTGCGCGTTTATGCCATATCCGATCAGGATGATTCGGGGGCCTGGATCCGTAAAAATTTCCCTGATCTATTTTATATTGTCAGTCCAGGTCCTTATGAAGATGGTTCATGGGGTGGTATTATGAGTGTTATACCAAGATTAAACAACGATGTAATTTCTAATTTCTGGTTTGCCGAAAATGTTCAGCAAGGTCACGGGGCTTTAGGAACAATTTATCCGAATGTGGTTTTTGGCGTTGAAGGCGATACGCCGTCCTTTCTGTATTTGGTTAACAACGGATTAAATTCTCCCGAACATCCCAATTGGGGAAGTTGGGGAGGACGTTATGAATTATACACTCCTGATAACGATACAACTGTTGAATGGAGAATTCCAATTGTCCCGGAAACCAGGCCTATCTGGACAAATGCAGAAGATTCTTATACGCCTACGGTTGAAGCTCCCTATGGAATGTCGATTGTAAATGATACAGTTATCATTACCGGTGATAAAATAACCGTTGCCAGGTGGCGCGAAGAATTTCAAAACGATTTTGAAGCCCGAATGGATTGGTGCGTTAGAGAGTACGAAGATGCCAATCATCCGCCAGTGGTAAAACTTCTTACACCTGCAAATATTACAGTAAAATCAGGCGAAGTTTTTCATCTGGATGCAACAGAATCCTTTGATCCTGATGGAGATGGATTAATCTATTACTGGTTTAATTACAGGGAAGCAGGTTCATGTGCGGAAGAAGCCCGTTTGTTCCCGCCTAACTCAGCAAAAATAATGGCTATGGCACCAAAAGTTGACAAGCCGGAAACCATACATTTTATATTAAAAGTTACCGATAGGGGCACACCACGATTGTCAAGGTATGCGAGGGTAATTGTTACCGTAGAACCATAA